The following proteins are encoded in a genomic region of Natrinema sp. DC36:
- a CDS encoding 50S ribosomal protein L30, whose translation MKAIVQIRGEVNRQEDVQDTLSMLNIHNVNHCTLVPETDPYEGMIAKVNDYVAVGEPDADVIETLLAKRAEPLEGKQADVDEEWLADNTEYDTFGELADALLDEETTLRDEGLSPTLRLHPPRGGHDGIKKPTVEGGQLGKHTTGEINDLLESMR comes from the coding sequence ATGAAAGCGATCGTCCAGATCCGTGGCGAAGTGAATCGACAGGAAGACGTCCAGGACACCCTGTCGATGCTCAACATCCACAACGTCAACCACTGCACGCTCGTTCCCGAAACCGACCCCTACGAGGGGATGATCGCGAAGGTCAACGACTACGTCGCCGTCGGAGAGCCCGACGCGGACGTGATCGAGACCCTGCTCGCGAAGCGAGCGGAGCCCCTCGAGGGCAAGCAGGCGGACGTCGACGAGGAGTGGCTGGCCGACAACACCGAGTACGACACCTTCGGTGAACTGGCCGACGCGCTGCTCGACGAGGAGACGACGCTTCGTGACGAGGGACTGTCACCGACGCTTCGACTCCACCCGCCGCGGGGGGGTCACGACGGTATCAAAAAGCCGACCGTCGAGGGCGGCCAACTCGGAAAGCATACAACAGGGGAGATTAACGACCTCCTAGAATCGATGCGATAA
- a CDS encoding 50S ribosomal protein L6 has product MRVELEIPENVTVEVDRFDVTVEGPEGSVARRLWYPDVTVETDDDQVVIESGAEDAKTNSTVGTFESHIRNAFHGVTTGWEYEMEVFYSHFPMQVRVEGEEVVIENFLGEKAPRRTTIHGETDVAVDDEQLVLSGPDKEDVGQTAADIEQLTKVSGKDTRVFQDGVYITTKPAKGGV; this is encoded by the coding sequence ATGCGAGTAGAACTGGAAATCCCCGAGAACGTAACCGTCGAGGTCGATCGGTTCGACGTGACCGTCGAAGGGCCGGAAGGCAGCGTTGCACGCCGCCTCTGGTACCCCGACGTGACCGTCGAGACCGACGACGATCAGGTGGTCATCGAAAGCGGTGCCGAGGACGCGAAGACGAATTCGACCGTCGGCACCTTCGAGAGCCACATCCGAAACGCATTCCACGGCGTGACCACGGGCTGGGAGTACGAGATGGAAGTCTTCTACTCTCACTTCCCGATGCAGGTCCGCGTGGAAGGCGAGGAGGTCGTCATCGAGAACTTCCTCGGCGAAAAGGCACCGCGACGAACGACTATCCACGGTGAGACTGACGTTGCCGTCGACGACGAGCAACTCGTCCTGTCCGGCCCCGACAAGGAGGACGTCGGACAGACGGCGGCCGACATCGAGCAACTGACGAAGGTCAGCGGCAAGGACACCCGCGTCTTCCAGGACGGGGTCTACATCACCACCAAACCCGCCAAAGGAGGCGTCTAA
- a CDS encoding 30S ribosomal protein S5, which produces MSNYNDSGWEPVTRLGRKVQEGEIEDMETALNSGLPLKEPEIIDQLLPGLEDEVLDINMVQRMTDSGRRVKFRCVVAVGDRNGFVGYAEGRDDQVGSAIQKAIGIAKLNMIQVPRGSGSWEDRSDRPHSLTRKTTGKAGSVVVEVIPAPEGLGLAASDTVRHVLELAGIENAWTKSHGNTRTTVNLAKATYNALENASQSRQPRQRGGRDEAEVADQ; this is translated from the coding sequence ATGAGTAACTACAACGATAGCGGATGGGAACCCGTCACCCGTCTCGGCCGGAAGGTCCAGGAGGGCGAAATCGAGGATATGGAGACCGCCCTCAACTCGGGCCTCCCGCTAAAGGAACCCGAAATCATCGACCAGCTCCTTCCCGGACTGGAAGACGAAGTACTGGACATCAACATGGTCCAGCGGATGACCGACTCCGGACGACGCGTGAAGTTCCGCTGCGTCGTCGCCGTCGGCGACCGCAACGGCTTCGTCGGCTACGCCGAGGGTCGAGACGACCAGGTCGGCTCCGCCATCCAGAAGGCGATCGGTATCGCGAAGCTGAACATGATCCAGGTGCCCCGCGGTTCGGGTTCCTGGGAGGACCGCTCGGATCGGCCCCACTCGCTGACGCGGAAGACGACCGGCAAGGCCGGCTCCGTCGTCGTCGAGGTCATTCCGGCCCCCGAAGGGCTCGGACTGGCCGCTAGCGACACGGTCCGTCACGTCCTCGAACTGGCCGGCATCGAGAACGCCTGGACCAAGAGCCACGGCAACACTCGAACGACGGTCAACCTCGCGAAAGCGACGTACAACGCGCTCGAGAACGCCTCCCAGTCGCGACAGCCGCGACAGCGAGGCGGCCGGGACGAAGCCGAGGTGGCTGACCAATGA
- a CDS encoding 50S ribosomal protein L18 produces the protein MATGPRYKVPMRRRREVRTDYHQRLRLLKSGKPRLVARKSNKHTTAQLITPGPQGDETLASAHSSDLAEYGWDAPTSNISAAYLTGLLAGKRAVDAGLEEAVLDIGLNTATPGNKVFAVQEGAIDAGLEIPHNDSVLADWSRTRGEHIAEYAEQLDEPLYSGEFDATDLPEHFDEVREAILE, from the coding sequence ATGGCGACAGGACCACGATACAAAGTGCCGATGCGGCGTCGCCGTGAGGTCCGGACGGACTACCACCAGAGGTTGCGCCTGCTGAAATCGGGAAAGCCCCGCCTCGTTGCTCGCAAGAGTAACAAGCACACTACGGCGCAGCTGATTACTCCCGGACCTCAGGGAGACGAGACGCTTGCAAGCGCGCACTCGAGCGATCTGGCGGAGTACGGCTGGGACGCCCCCACGAGCAACATTTCCGCGGCGTATCTGACCGGCCTCCTGGCCGGCAAACGAGCCGTCGACGCCGGTCTCGAGGAAGCGGTCCTCGACATCGGCCTCAACACGGCCACGCCCGGCAACAAGGTGTTCGCGGTACAGGAGGGCGCGATCGATGCCGGCCTCGAGATCCCGCACAACGACAGTGTACTCGCTGACTGGTCGCGTACGCGCGGCGAGCACATCGCCGAGTACGCCGAACAGCTCGACGAGCCGCTGTACAGCGGCGAGTTCGACGCAACGGATCTCCCCGAACACTTCGACGAGGTACGAGAGGCGATTCTCGAATGA
- a CDS encoding phosphotransferase encodes MNTRPLDSDTDGAARRSFVDQFERGERHAAVQTLLETADEPRSILTSLFGVGYDGWYALVADDISGSCLDLTPGWGRTTPLLSRLAETVYTYQPTDTGSRLLEARPALESADVVSVEADDLTSAVRDRSFATIVTTGPRAPDRDFFDHVDRLTASIEDGGTLITEINGWPRTTGMTDLVGLERGSATAGDRSPATVWRSIPSRFVDALEDRGFDEVELFGLLPGGRQYRWAVPVADPDALEWVLDTIEADTTAAGLLRGGATLANRMGVVTQSYPSYVAVCRTRPSEPETDAESGRGPERTRVLRRGANRSIVFELADGDLESVRKVPNAPQHGRYNERAASTLSALAAADSPLTGTLPDVALEESPLGPVLSEPPAAGTPLMDVVARLETPPDPDAFARILETGLDWIGRLQRTHAGPRVTVSPETVHRELTSAEFDVTPPAVTDPVEYPTVPAHGDYHPGNVLVADDGTIERVIDWEYSALDRNPVADPGFFTLKLAEFSFGGFEAGVRATLLEDTPYADRVYEQSVAYCDAIGVHPRTFGIYLGHALVTQTDVHFQSDSPWRFHANPREKCDRLTFLYDNLEEIRCRLDRQRTESSTDSQPVADSSSDADTAESGHRDSVRAADASLEQSRHR; translated from the coding sequence GTGAATACACGACCCCTCGATTCCGATACCGACGGGGCTGCCCGTCGGTCGTTCGTCGATCAGTTCGAGCGGGGTGAGCGACACGCGGCGGTCCAGACCCTGCTCGAGACCGCCGACGAGCCGCGTTCGATACTTACCTCGCTCTTCGGCGTCGGATACGACGGCTGGTACGCCCTCGTCGCCGACGACATCTCCGGCTCCTGTCTCGATCTGACCCCCGGCTGGGGACGGACGACGCCGCTCCTGAGTCGACTCGCCGAGACGGTCTATACGTACCAGCCGACCGATACCGGCAGTCGGCTTCTCGAGGCCCGACCGGCGCTCGAGAGTGCCGACGTCGTATCAGTCGAAGCCGACGACCTCACTTCGGCGGTCCGCGATCGTTCGTTCGCGACGATCGTCACGACGGGACCGCGGGCACCGGACCGCGACTTTTTCGATCACGTGGACAGGCTCACGGCGTCGATCGAGGACGGTGGCACACTTATCACCGAGATAAACGGCTGGCCCCGAACGACCGGAATGACGGATCTGGTCGGCCTCGAGCGCGGGTCGGCGACGGCCGGCGATCGATCCCCGGCGACCGTCTGGCGATCGATTCCCTCGCGGTTCGTCGACGCCCTCGAGGACAGGGGGTTCGACGAGGTCGAACTGTTCGGGCTGCTTCCCGGCGGGAGGCAATACCGGTGGGCGGTACCGGTCGCCGACCCCGACGCCCTCGAGTGGGTATTGGACACGATCGAGGCGGACACGACGGCCGCTGGGCTGCTCCGAGGTGGTGCAACTCTCGCCAACAGGATGGGCGTCGTCACACAGTCGTATCCCAGTTACGTCGCCGTCTGTCGAACGCGGCCGTCGGAGCCGGAAACGGACGCCGAATCGGGGAGGGGGCCCGAGCGGACGCGAGTGCTCCGACGCGGCGCAAACAGGTCGATCGTCTTCGAACTCGCCGACGGCGACCTCGAGTCCGTCCGAAAAGTACCGAACGCCCCCCAGCACGGCCGCTACAACGAACGCGCGGCGTCGACCCTCTCTGCGCTCGCGGCTGCGGACAGCCCGCTGACGGGGACGCTCCCCGACGTGGCGCTCGAGGAGTCCCCGCTCGGTCCGGTGCTGTCGGAACCGCCGGCCGCGGGCACGCCGCTCATGGACGTCGTCGCTCGACTGGAGACGCCGCCCGATCCGGACGCCTTCGCTCGGATCCTCGAGACGGGACTCGACTGGATCGGGAGGCTACAGCGAACGCACGCGGGGCCGCGAGTAACGGTGTCACCGGAGACGGTACATCGAGAGCTGACCTCGGCCGAATTCGACGTGACACCGCCGGCAGTGACCGATCCGGTCGAGTATCCGACGGTCCCCGCACACGGGGACTACCACCCGGGGAACGTCCTCGTCGCCGACGACGGCACGATCGAGCGCGTCATCGACTGGGAGTACAGCGCGCTCGATCGCAACCCCGTCGCCGATCCCGGCTTCTTCACCCTGAAACTCGCCGAGTTCTCCTTCGGCGGCTTCGAGGCGGGCGTCCGGGCCACGTTGCTCGAGGACACGCCCTACGCCGACCGCGTGTACGAGCAGTCGGTCGCGTACTGCGACGCGATCGGCGTTCACCCGCGGACGTTCGGGATCTATCTCGGACACGCGCTCGTGACCCAGACCGACGTTCACTTCCAGTCTGACAGTCCGTGGCGCTTCCACGCGAATCCGCGGGAGAAGTGCGATCGATTGACGTTCCTCTACGACAACCTCGAGGAAATTCGGTGCCGACTCGATCGCCAGCGAACGGAGTCTTCCACAGATTCGCAGCCAGTGGCCGACTCCAGTTCCGACGCAGACACAGCCGAGTCAGGCCATCGCGACTCCGTTCGTGCTGCGGACGCCTCCCTCGAGCAGTCACGTCACCGATGA
- a CDS encoding 50S ribosomal protein L32e, translated as MADDQSNDEQASDDARTLEDISGVGASKADALRDAGFESIEDIKEADQDDLADADGVGNALAARIKADVGDLEVTDETEAEIEDESAEEEEPDEDVETELQPRGLTEKTPDLSENEERLLNRRRSEGKPQFNRQDYHKKKRTPESWRRPRGQLSKQRRGVKGKGPKVEAGYRTPKAVRGKHPSGFEEVYVENLDDLAGVDGDSEAVRIASAVGARKRERIEEEAEDQGVRVLNPTYEEVEVESDD; from the coding sequence ATGGCAGACGATCAATCGAACGACGAGCAAGCCTCGGACGACGCCCGGACTCTCGAGGACATCAGCGGCGTCGGCGCGAGCAAAGCGGACGCGCTGCGCGATGCCGGTTTCGAGTCCATCGAGGACATCAAGGAAGCCGACCAGGACGACCTGGCCGATGCCGACGGCGTCGGGAACGCGCTCGCGGCTCGTATCAAGGCTGACGTCGGCGACCTCGAGGTCACCGACGAGACCGAAGCCGAGATCGAGGACGAGAGCGCCGAGGAAGAAGAACCCGACGAAGATGTCGAGACGGAACTGCAGCCCCGCGGGCTGACCGAGAAGACGCCCGACCTCTCCGAGAACGAGGAGCGACTCCTCAACCGCCGACGGAGCGAGGGGAAGCCGCAGTTCAACCGTCAGGACTACCACAAGAAAAAGCGGACGCCGGAATCCTGGCGACGACCCCGCGGCCAGCTGTCCAAGCAGCGCCGCGGTGTCAAGGGCAAGGGCCCGAAAGTCGAAGCCGGCTACCGCACGCCGAAAGCCGTCCGGGGGAAACACCCCAGCGGCTTTGAGGAAGTCTACGTCGAGAATCTCGACGATCTCGCGGGCGTCGACGGCGACAGCGAGGCGGTCCGGATCGCCTCGGCGGTCGGCGCGCGAAAGCGCGAGCGGATCGAAGAGGAAGCCGAAGACCAGGGCGTTCGCGTCCTGAACCCGACCTACGAGGAAGTCGAGGTGGAATCAGATGACTGA
- a CDS encoding 30S ribosomal protein S14, with protein MSESETENDRTGEHAAKRTGQIESCQRCGREQGLVGKYDINLCRQCFREIARDMGFRKYR; from the coding sequence ATGAGTGAAAGCGAAACAGAAAACGACCGCACGGGCGAGCACGCAGCAAAGCGGACGGGACAGATTGAGTCCTGTCAGCGCTGTGGCCGCGAGCAGGGGCTTGTCGGGAAGTACGACATCAACCTCTGCCGGCAGTGCTTCCGCGAGATCGCCCGCGACATGGGATTCAGGAAGTATCGATAA
- the secY gene encoding preprotein translocase subunit SecY — protein sequence MGWKEAAEPVLTRMPTVRRPEGHVPFKRKLMWTVGILMLYFFLTNISLLGFQSGGADDLFGQFRAILAGAHGSVLQVGIGPIVTASIVLQLLGGANLLGLDTDDPRDQVLYQGLQKVLVVMMVILTGLPMVFAGGFLPAVPQLQLGGLTLDQTQVQMLMFAQIVVGGILILYMDEVVSKWGVGSGIGLFIIAGVSQRLVTGLINPVQGGFFFDWYRILTGQVEVGSLVSGAGLQTLLLGDGHIIALFTTVLIFGIVVYAESVRVEIPLSHARVKGARGRFPVKLIYASVLPMILVRAVQANVQFMGQILNRQWAGMPAWLGSYSQGQPDGGFFYYVSPIYSPQDWMWFTANVGQEWWQVMIRIGIDVTFMVVGGAIFAIFWVETTDMGPESTAKQIQNSGMQIPGFRQNVGVIEKVMERYIPQVTVIGGALVGLLAVWANMLGTIGGVSGTGLLLAVSITYKLYEEIAEEQMMEMHPMMREMFGGGD from the coding sequence ATGGGATGGAAGGAAGCCGCTGAACCGGTCCTGACGAGGATGCCAACAGTGCGCCGTCCGGAGGGGCACGTCCCCTTCAAGCGGAAGCTGATGTGGACGGTCGGTATCCTCATGTTGTACTTCTTCCTGACGAACATCTCGCTGCTCGGGTTCCAGTCCGGCGGGGCGGACGACCTCTTCGGACAGTTCCGTGCGATCCTCGCCGGGGCGCACGGATCGGTGCTCCAGGTCGGTATCGGTCCGATCGTCACCGCGAGCATCGTCCTGCAGTTGCTCGGCGGTGCGAATCTGCTCGGGCTCGATACGGACGATCCCCGTGACCAGGTCCTCTATCAGGGCCTCCAGAAGGTACTGGTCGTCATGATGGTCATCCTGACCGGGCTCCCGATGGTGTTCGCCGGCGGCTTCCTGCCAGCAGTGCCCCAGCTCCAGCTCGGCGGGCTCACCCTCGATCAGACGCAGGTACAGATGCTGATGTTCGCCCAGATTGTCGTCGGCGGTATCCTCATCCTCTACATGGACGAGGTCGTCAGCAAGTGGGGCGTCGGCAGCGGGATCGGCCTGTTCATCATCGCCGGCGTGAGCCAGCGACTGGTCACCGGGCTCATCAACCCGGTTCAGGGCGGGTTCTTCTTCGACTGGTACCGCATCCTGACCGGACAGGTCGAGGTGGGGTCGCTCGTCTCCGGCGCCGGTCTGCAGACGCTGTTGCTCGGTGACGGGCACATCATCGCCCTGTTCACGACGGTGCTCATCTTCGGGATCGTCGTCTACGCGGAGTCGGTCCGCGTCGAAATCCCGCTGAGCCACGCTCGAGTCAAGGGCGCTCGCGGTCGCTTCCCCGTGAAGCTCATCTACGCGAGCGTCCTGCCGATGATCCTCGTTCGCGCAGTGCAGGCGAACGTCCAGTTCATGGGGCAGATCCTCAACCGCCAGTGGGCCGGGATGCCCGCTTGGCTTGGTAGCTACTCGCAGGGCCAACCCGACGGTGGATTCTTCTACTACGTCTCTCCGATCTACTCGCCCCAGGACTGGATGTGGTTCACGGCGAACGTCGGCCAGGAATGGTGGCAAGTGATGATCCGGATCGGCATCGACGTCACCTTCATGGTCGTCGGTGGCGCGATCTTCGCCATCTTCTGGGTCGAGACGACGGATATGGGCCCCGAATCGACGGCGAAGCAGATCCAGAACTCCGGGATGCAGATCCCCGGCTTCCGACAGAACGTCGGCGTCATCGAGAAGGTCATGGAGCGGTACATTCCGCAGGTGACCGTCATCGGCGGTGCGCTGGTCGGCCTGCTGGCCGTCTGGGCCAACATGCTCGGCACCATCGGCGGTGTGAGCGGAACCGGACTGCTGCTGGCGGTCTCCATCACGTACAAGCTGTACGAGGAGATCGCCGAGGAGCAGATGATGGAGATGCATCCGATGATGCGCGAGATGTTCGGCGGCGGCGACTAA
- a CDS encoding 50S ribosomal protein L5: MSEADNADFHEMREPRVEKVVVHMGVGQGGRELGKAEDIIEEVTSQESVRTQAKRTEPDFGIRQGDPIGAKVTLRDEDAYEFLETALPLANISSSQFDDTGNFSFGVAEHTDFPSQEYDPNVGIYGLDVTVNLVRPGYRIAKRDKATRSIPSSHRLTPEDAIRFLEANFDVTVEGTDDE, translated from the coding sequence ATGAGCGAAGCCGACAACGCTGACTTCCACGAAATGCGCGAGCCCCGCGTCGAGAAAGTCGTCGTCCACATGGGCGTCGGCCAGGGCGGTCGCGAACTCGGCAAGGCCGAGGACATCATCGAGGAGGTCACGAGTCAGGAGAGCGTCCGCACGCAGGCCAAGCGGACCGAACCCGACTTCGGCATCCGTCAGGGCGATCCGATCGGCGCGAAGGTGACCCTTCGCGACGAGGACGCCTACGAGTTCCTCGAGACGGCGCTTCCCCTGGCGAACATCTCGTCGTCGCAGTTCGACGACACGGGGAACTTCAGCTTCGGTGTCGCGGAACACACCGACTTCCCCAGCCAGGAGTACGACCCGAACGTCGGGATCTACGGGCTGGACGTCACCGTCAACCTGGTACGTCCGGGCTACCGCATCGCCAAGCGCGACAAGGCCACCCGATCGATCCCCTCGAGCCACCGACTGACCCCCGAGGACGCGATTCGCTTCCTCGAGGCGAACTTCGACGTGACCGTAGAGGGCACAGACGATGAGTGA
- a CDS encoding flippase, with the protein MSVTERIVDGFKATLGARLVTNLANGVLMLLLARELLTPDEYGLLFFVIAVIGVAGMFTDLGIGRSAARYISESKETDSGKIPYLLRASLGFRLVLIGIVSTTLVVGHEQLAALLETPEAATLLLVGGVYLVFQSLNSYTQTVFQGFNQVELSAVVSVVNNVTRVGFVVAFTVLGLGVVGAMMGYLVGAVLAAGVGIVLLYRRFYVTYDDDGGEKTLRNRMLRYSIPLTASTSASILDNRIDTILVGFFLNPVAVSYYVLSKQISEFVLVPAGSLGFSVSPTYGEQKANDALEEAARIYESTLQYVLLLYIPAAVGLILVADPAIRLVFGADYAGAVPVLQLMAIYVIFQAITNVTTNGLDYLGRASDRAIAKGVTSAANAVLNVLLIPRFGVAGAAFATVVTYGIYTAVNVFVMYREIAFDYGGVGRSIALIALISAGMGVAVLILVPYVSNLIALAGVIALGVGIWGCLITFSGLVDPRETLALLT; encoded by the coding sequence ATGTCAGTCACTGAGCGGATCGTCGACGGCTTCAAGGCGACGCTGGGCGCTCGTCTCGTCACCAACCTCGCGAACGGGGTGTTGATGCTCCTGCTCGCGCGGGAACTGCTCACGCCCGACGAGTACGGGTTGTTGTTCTTCGTTATCGCAGTCATCGGCGTCGCGGGGATGTTTACCGACCTCGGAATCGGTCGCTCGGCCGCCCGATACATCTCCGAGTCCAAGGAGACCGATTCCGGCAAGATCCCGTATCTCCTCCGGGCGTCGCTCGGATTTCGACTGGTGTTGATCGGCATCGTTTCCACCACGCTGGTCGTCGGCCACGAGCAACTCGCCGCCCTGCTCGAGACGCCGGAGGCGGCAACGCTATTGCTGGTTGGCGGCGTCTATCTCGTCTTCCAGTCGCTGAACTCTTACACACAGACGGTCTTTCAGGGGTTCAATCAGGTCGAGCTCAGCGCCGTCGTCAGCGTCGTCAACAACGTCACGCGGGTCGGCTTCGTCGTCGCCTTTACCGTCCTCGGACTCGGCGTCGTCGGCGCGATGATGGGCTATCTGGTCGGCGCAGTGCTCGCGGCAGGCGTCGGGATCGTCCTCCTCTACCGACGGTTCTACGTGACCTATGACGACGACGGCGGCGAGAAGACGCTGCGCAATCGAATGCTGCGGTACAGTATCCCGTTGACCGCCTCGACCAGCGCGAGCATTCTCGACAATCGGATCGATACGATTCTCGTCGGATTCTTCCTCAATCCGGTGGCCGTGAGCTACTACGTGCTCAGCAAGCAGATCTCGGAGTTCGTGCTCGTCCCCGCCGGCTCGCTGGGCTTCTCCGTCTCGCCAACCTACGGCGAACAGAAGGCCAACGACGCGCTCGAGGAGGCGGCGCGGATCTACGAGTCGACGCTACAGTACGTCCTCCTCCTCTACATCCCGGCGGCAGTCGGGCTGATCCTCGTCGCCGATCCGGCCATTCGGCTCGTGTTCGGCGCGGACTACGCCGGTGCCGTCCCCGTCCTTCAGTTGATGGCGATCTACGTCATCTTCCAGGCGATTACCAACGTGACCACGAACGGGCTGGATTACCTCGGCCGGGCGTCCGACCGCGCGATCGCGAAGGGAGTCACCTCCGCCGCCAACGCGGTCCTCAACGTGCTCTTGATCCCGCGATTCGGCGTCGCCGGGGCGGCGTTCGCCACCGTCGTCACCTACGGCATCTACACGGCCGTCAACGTCTTCGTGATGTACCGCGAGATCGCGTTCGATTACGGCGGCGTCGGCCGATCGATCGCGCTCATCGCCCTCATTTCCGCGGGGATGGGCGTCGCCGTCCTCATCCTCGTCCCCTACGTCTCGAACTTGATCGCCCTCGCCGGCGTGATCGCACTCGGCGTCGGTATCTGGGGATGCTTGATCACGTTCAGCGGGCTGGTCGATCCTCGAGAGACGCTCGCGCTGTTGACCTAG
- a CDS encoding 50S ribosomal protein L19e — translation MTDLSAQKRLAADVMDVGKNRVWFDPDAQGDIAEAITRDEIRELVDEGRIQADEPSGNSRGRARERNAKRAYGHQNGQGKRRGKKGARQNEKEEWQKKIRAQRRKLRDLRDKGELTPTQYRTLYKKAGGGEFRSVQYLLNYIDENYGNQ, via the coding sequence ATGACTGATCTGAGCGCACAGAAGCGACTGGCGGCCGACGTCATGGACGTCGGCAAGAACCGCGTCTGGTTCGACCCGGATGCGCAGGGAGACATCGCCGAAGCGATTACTCGCGACGAGATCCGTGAACTCGTCGACGAGGGTCGCATTCAGGCCGACGAACCCTCCGGCAACTCTCGCGGTCGCGCCCGCGAGCGCAACGCGAAACGCGCCTACGGCCACCAGAACGGCCAGGGCAAGCGCCGCGGCAAGAAGGGCGCACGCCAGAACGAGAAAGAAGAATGGCAGAAGAAGATTCGCGCACAGCGCCGGAAGCTACGCGACCTCCGCGACAAGGGCGAACTGACGCCCACGCAGTACCGCACGCTCTACAAGAAGGCGGGCGGCGGGGAGTTCCGTAGCGTCCAGTACCTGTTGAACTATATCGACGAAAACTACGGTAACCAATAA
- a CDS encoding cytochrome C oxidase subunit IV family protein yields the protein MASIRNYALIYVALILLATGKFVFFHFPEIFTYELAVGGTMILAVIKVSLIAGYFQHLKDEPRSITYLMLTAVFMVVLLTLAAGYSIQ from the coding sequence ATGGCGAGTATTCGGAACTACGCATTGATTTACGTGGCGCTGATACTGCTAGCGACGGGGAAGTTCGTCTTCTTTCACTTCCCGGAGATCTTCACCTATGAACTCGCAGTGGGCGGGACGATGATTCTGGCAGTCATCAAGGTATCCCTGATCGCCGGTTACTTCCAGCACCTGAAAGACGAGCCGCGGTCGATCACCTACCTGATGCTCACCGCGGTGTTCATGGTCGTCCTGCTCACCCTTGCAGCAGGGTACTCGATCCAGTAA
- a CDS encoding uL15m family ribosomal protein has protein sequence MTSKKRRQRGSRTHSGGSHKNRRGAGHRGGRGRAGRSKHEFHNYEPKGKHGFKRPHDIRETVAEIDVQKLDEDAILYVAEDLAEETDDGYEIDARDVVEDGHEVDVVKVLGSGQVRNQLTVTADAFSDTAEEKLEAGGGEAVLSERGEERAAENEDDEADAEQDEE, from the coding sequence ATGACGAGCAAAAAACGACGCCAGCGCGGATCGCGGACCCACAGCGGCGGTTCCCACAAGAATCGACGCGGTGCGGGCCATCGCGGTGGCCGCGGCCGTGCCGGGCGCAGCAAACACGAGTTCCACAACTACGAACCGAAGGGTAAACACGGCTTCAAGCGACCCCACGACATCCGCGAGACGGTCGCGGAGATCGACGTCCAGAAGTTAGACGAGGACGCGATCCTCTACGTCGCGGAGGACCTCGCCGAGGAGACCGACGACGGCTACGAAATCGACGCACGCGATGTCGTCGAGGACGGCCACGAGGTCGACGTCGTCAAGGTCCTCGGATCGGGACAGGTCCGCAATCAGCTGACGGTCACTGCGGACGCTTTCTCCGACACGGCCGAGGAGAAACTCGAGGCCGGCGGCGGTGAAGCGGTCCTCTCCGAGCGCGGCGAGGAGCGAGCGGCCGAGAACGAGGACGACGAAGCCGACGCTGAACAGGACGAGGAATAA
- a CDS encoding 30S ribosomal protein S8, giving the protein MTGNDPLSNALSGLDNAESVGHLTHEVTPASNEIGSVLEVFYDRGYIDGFEYVDDGKAGQFEVELKGAINQCGPIKPRYAVGSEDFEKWEKRYLPARDFGALVVTTSSGIMSHYEAREQGIGGQVIAYVY; this is encoded by the coding sequence ATGACCGGAAACGATCCACTCAGTAACGCGCTCTCGGGACTCGATAACGCCGAGAGTGTGGGTCATCTCACCCACGAGGTAACGCCCGCCTCGAACGAAATCGGCAGCGTACTCGAGGTCTTCTACGACCGCGGGTACATCGACGGCTTCGAGTACGTCGACGACGGTAAAGCCGGTCAGTTCGAGGTCGAATTGAAAGGAGCGATCAACCAGTGCGGCCCCATCAAGCCCCGCTACGCCGTCGGCTCCGAGGACTTCGAGAAGTGGGAGAAGCGCTATCTCCCCGCTCGAGACTTCGGTGCGCTCGTCGTCACGACGAGCAGCGGCATCATGAGCCACTACGAGGCTCGCGAGCAGGGTATTGGGGGCCAGGTGATCGCATACGTCTACTGA